One window of the Benincasa hispida cultivar B227 chromosome 3, ASM972705v1, whole genome shotgun sequence genome contains the following:
- the LOC120073746 gene encoding NAC domain-containing protein 82 isoform X1 — protein sequence MKKRSLPPGFRFHPTHVELVMFYLKKKVMRKKLPTGVISELDIYKYAPWDLPDKSCLKNGDLKYYFFCPRERKYASGARMNRATQFGYWKSTGKDRPVHYNNKEVGQIKTLTFFRGKAPKGDQTDWVMHEYRIEENNLSLDVAQDAYVLCVIFQKDGPGPRNGAQYGAPFKEEDWEEDSLEEVDSLEVDLSSGLSVLPSKEPLNSFAPDTSLTPSNVFGCSSASCISENMASTSKEMPQIASGNIAPLEIPGNCNSLDDLFTIEDFFPENGNLDAYGFQASVAASKYTDQTDTIFKDLEDLGGWSPLNGDGNACVTGHGVTCSSEPTFPFRNKGMFSSDQRPYLELNDLDSPLSSTYRDMQMSNAAYNGSSIIEQPCFPFSSFGAANQNILSCQYPSLHHSNDQICHPTDLGYPDAHMSASIQSAWLQEIFHPNSNVGCNGGNEIPWHHDTNLC from the exons ATGAAGAAAAGATCACTACCTCCCGGGTTTCGGTTTCATCCAACTCACGTTGAGTTGGTAATGTTCTATCTAAAGAAGAAAGTGATGCGGAAAAAGCTTCCTACGGGAGTCATTTCTGAGTTGGACATATACAAATATGCGCCCTGGGACCTTCCAG ATAAATCGTGTTTGAAAAATGGAGATCTGAAATATTACTTCTTTTGTCCGAGAGAAAGGAAGTATGCAAGTGGTGCTCGAATGAATCGTGCCACACAATTTGGGTATTGGAAAAGTACTGGAAAGGATAGGCCTGTTCACTACAACAATAAAGAGGTTGGGCAGATTAAGACTTTGACATTTTTTAGAGGTAAAGCACCAAAAGGGGATCAAACTGATTGGGTCATGCACGAGTACAGGATTGAAGAAAATAATTTGTCTTTAGATGTTGCTCAG GATGCATATGTTCTCTGTGTAATATTCCAGAAGGATGGTCCGGGCCCAAGGAATGGTGCCCAGTATGGAGCACCATTTAAAGAGGAAGACTGGGAGGAGGATAGTCTGGAGGAGGTTGATTCTTTAGAAGTTGATCTTTCCTCTGGCCTATCGGTGCTACCTAGTAAAGAGCCACTGAATTCATTTGCTCCAGACACCTCTTTGACACCGAGTAACGTTTTTGGTTGTTCATCAGCATCATGTATCTCTGAAAATATGGCATCTACTTCGAAGGAGATGCCTCAGATTGCATCTGGAAATATTGCTCCATTGGAGATACCTGGGAATTGCAATAGTCTTGATGACTTATTTACCATTGAAGATTTTTTTCCTGAAAATGGAAACTTGGATGCATATGGATTTCAG GCTTCTGTTGCTGCTTCAAAATATACAGATCAAACTGATACAATTTTTAAAGATTTAGAAGATCTAGGCGGTTGGTCTCCATTGAATGGAGATGGGAATGCTTGTGTTACTGGCCATGGAGTGACATGTAGTTCAGAACCAACGTTTCCATTCCGCAACAAAGGAATGTTTAGTTCGGACCAAAGGCCATACTTGGAGCTGAATGACCTTGACTCTCCATTGAGTTCTACTTATCGGGACATGCAAATGTCTAATGCCGCATACAATGGTTCTAGCATTATCGAACAGCCGTGTTTCCCATTCAGTTCTTTTGGAGCTGCCAACCAGAATATTCTTTCATGTCAATATCCTTCTCTGCACCATTCCAACGATCAAATATGTCATCCCACTGATCTTGGATACCCTGATGCGCACATGTCTGCTTCCATCCAGTCTGCCTGGCTGCAG GAAATTTTTCATCCCAATTCAAATGTGGGATGCAATGGCGGCAATGAAATTCCCTGGCATCATGATACGAATCTCTGTTAA
- the LOC120073746 gene encoding NAC domain-containing protein 82 isoform X2: protein MNRATQFGYWKSTGKDRPVHYNNKEVGQIKTLTFFRGKAPKGDQTDWVMHEYRIEENNLSLDVAQDAYVLCVIFQKDGPGPRNGAQYGAPFKEEDWEEDSLEEVDSLEVDLSSGLSVLPSKEPLNSFAPDTSLTPSNVFGCSSASCISENMASTSKEMPQIASGNIAPLEIPGNCNSLDDLFTIEDFFPENGNLDAYGFQASVAASKYTDQTDTIFKDLEDLGGWSPLNGDGNACVTGHGVTCSSEPTFPFRNKGMFSSDQRPYLELNDLDSPLSSTYRDMQMSNAAYNGSSIIEQPCFPFSSFGAANQNILSCQYPSLHHSNDQICHPTDLGYPDAHMSASIQSAWLQEIFHPNSNVGCNGGNEIPWHHDTNLC, encoded by the exons ATGAATCGTGCCACACAATTTGGGTATTGGAAAAGTACTGGAAAGGATAGGCCTGTTCACTACAACAATAAAGAGGTTGGGCAGATTAAGACTTTGACATTTTTTAGAGGTAAAGCACCAAAAGGGGATCAAACTGATTGGGTCATGCACGAGTACAGGATTGAAGAAAATAATTTGTCTTTAGATGTTGCTCAG GATGCATATGTTCTCTGTGTAATATTCCAGAAGGATGGTCCGGGCCCAAGGAATGGTGCCCAGTATGGAGCACCATTTAAAGAGGAAGACTGGGAGGAGGATAGTCTGGAGGAGGTTGATTCTTTAGAAGTTGATCTTTCCTCTGGCCTATCGGTGCTACCTAGTAAAGAGCCACTGAATTCATTTGCTCCAGACACCTCTTTGACACCGAGTAACGTTTTTGGTTGTTCATCAGCATCATGTATCTCTGAAAATATGGCATCTACTTCGAAGGAGATGCCTCAGATTGCATCTGGAAATATTGCTCCATTGGAGATACCTGGGAATTGCAATAGTCTTGATGACTTATTTACCATTGAAGATTTTTTTCCTGAAAATGGAAACTTGGATGCATATGGATTTCAG GCTTCTGTTGCTGCTTCAAAATATACAGATCAAACTGATACAATTTTTAAAGATTTAGAAGATCTAGGCGGTTGGTCTCCATTGAATGGAGATGGGAATGCTTGTGTTACTGGCCATGGAGTGACATGTAGTTCAGAACCAACGTTTCCATTCCGCAACAAAGGAATGTTTAGTTCGGACCAAAGGCCATACTTGGAGCTGAATGACCTTGACTCTCCATTGAGTTCTACTTATCGGGACATGCAAATGTCTAATGCCGCATACAATGGTTCTAGCATTATCGAACAGCCGTGTTTCCCATTCAGTTCTTTTGGAGCTGCCAACCAGAATATTCTTTCATGTCAATATCCTTCTCTGCACCATTCCAACGATCAAATATGTCATCCCACTGATCTTGGATACCCTGATGCGCACATGTCTGCTTCCATCCAGTCTGCCTGGCTGCAG GAAATTTTTCATCCCAATTCAAATGTGGGATGCAATGGCGGCAATGAAATTCCCTGGCATCATGATACGAATCTCTGTTAA
- the LOC120072659 gene encoding phosphatidylinositol 4-kinase beta 1: MVRFLGLARGDSYESPREIASRATTTSENGESGWLIRFFDSAFFCEWIAVSYLYKHEHSGVRDYLCNRMYTLPLSGLESYLFQICYMMVHKPSPSLDKFVIDMCSKSLHIAMKVHWLLAAELDDSDDTDGISRIQEKCQIAATLMGEWPPLVRPQGESMSPGSKNQVLNKLFSSKQQLLSLVSSPPDRRSMSFSPSSGNNWQEDAGQLSPDENNIFKKFIPSPKVRDAFLFRKSVDKDGDETEKDGFFKRLLRDSRNDDDSGSKIRDTLLFRKSSEKDDDDSERESFFKRFLRDSREDEDVTSSSEGFFKRLFRDSKNESVDKIASKSGSGEDDEKEGFFRKLFKDKFEDKRDANDRNEDDMNSEEKCSKSREDDEKEGFFRKLFKDKIEDKNDIIDKVEDANGNVEEEEPSDFSLFRRLFRVHPEEAKSTELNENSNIDSLPESSRGTENFFRKLFRDRERSIEDSELFGLKKHNEKHPGSPRQQNEKSNVKPPLPNSTASQFRKGAYHESLDFVHSLCETSYGLVDVFPIEDRKSALRESLAEINLKVAEAQNNGGVSFPMGRGMYRVVHIPEDEAVLLNSREKAPYLICVEVLKSEVPNNVKDASSAQKLSRGGIPLANGDALLPKPPPWAYPLWTTQEAYRNSTDRMSSSTAQAIDQAMSHKSDAKVKFVSLKLSVEKQLKNESKNTEITDSDPAEIVSSQHGTADVVHGSGAASSSDLEWVRVVLTADPGTRMQDIEVQGAPRRREHRRVPSTVAIEEVKAAAAKGEAPPGLPLKGAGQDSSDAQPRANGSTPKASDALSGELWSVKKERIRKASEFGKLSGWDLRSVIVKSGDDCRQEHLAVQLISHFYDIFQEAGLPLWLRPYEVLVTSSYTALIETIPDTASLHSIKSRYPGITSLREFFVAKYEENSPSFKLAQRNFVESMAGYSLVCYLLQVKDRHNGNLLLDEEGHIIHIDFGFMLSNSPGGVNFESAPFKLTRELLEVMDSDAEGVPSEFFDYFKVLCIQGFLTCRKHAERVILLVEMLQDSGFPCFKGGPRTIQNLRKRFHLSLTEEQCVSLVLSLISSSLDAWRTRQYDYYQRVLNGIL; encoded by the exons ATGGTGAGGTTTCTGGGACTCGCTCGTGGTGACTCTTATGAGTCACCACGAGAGATCGCCTCCAGGGCCACAACGACAAGCGAAAATGGCGAGAGTGGTTGGCTTATTCGGTTCTTTGACTCGGCTTTTTTCTGTGAGTGGATTGCTGTTAGCTATCTCTACAAGCATGAACACTCGGGGGTTCGTGATTATCTCTGTAATAGAATGTATACGCTGCCTCTATCGGGTTTGGAGAGCTATTTGTTTCAGATATGCTACATGATGGTGCATAAGCCTAGTCCATCGTTggataaatttgtaattgataTGTGCTCGAAGTCGCTTCATATAGCTATGAAGGTGCATTGGCTTTTAGCTGCTGAGCTTGATGACTCTGATGATACTGATGGGATAAGTAGGATTCAGGAGAAGTGTCAGATTGCAGCAACATTGATGGGTGAATGGCCGCCTCTTGTCCGACCTCAGGGAGAATCAATGAGCCCTGGAAGCAAAAACCAGGTTTTGAATAAGCTATTTTCATCAAAACAGCAGTTGTTGTCCCTTGTGTCTTCTCCACCTGACCGAAGGTCCATGTCATTCTCGCCTTCATCAGGGAACAATTGGCAAGAAGATGCTGGTCAATTATCGCCCGACGAGaacaatatttttaagaaatttatcCCAAGCCCAAAAGTTAGAGATGCATTTTTGTTTAGGAAGTCAGTAGATAAAGATGGTGATGAAACTGAAAAAGATGGGTTCTTCAAGAGGCTTTTAAGGGACAGTAGAAATGATGATGACTCAGGTTCTAAGATTCGTGATACTCTGCTCTTCAGGAAGTCATCAGAAAAAGATGACGATGACTCTGAAAGAGAGAGTTTTTTCAAGAGGTTTCTGAGGGACAGTAGAGAAGATGAGGATGTGACTTCAAGCTCAGAGGGTTTTTTCAAAAGGTTGTTTCGTGATAGCAAGAATGAATCTGTGGATAAAATAGCTTCCAAGTCTGGGTCAGGGGAGGATGATGAAAAGGAAGGATTTTTTCGAAAGCTTTTCAAGGATAAGTTCGAAGATAAGCGAGATGCAAATGACAGGAATGAAGATGATATGAACTCTGAAGAAAAATGTTCTAAATCCAGGGAAGATGATGAAAAGGAAGGGTTTTTTCGTAAACTTTTTAAGGATAAAATTGAGGACaaaaatgatataattgataagGTTGAAGATGCCAATGGGAATGTGGAGGAAGAAGAGCCTTCAGATTTCTCATTGTTTCGCAGACTGTTTCGGGTGCATCCGGAGGAGGCAAAAAGTACtgaattaaatgaaaacagTAACATAGATAGCCTGCCTGAAAGTAGTCGAGGTACAGAGAATTTTTTTCGGAAGTTGTTTCGAGATCGGGAGCGTTCAATTGAAGACTCAGAGCTTTTTGGATTGAAGAAGCACAATGAG AAGCACCCGGGCTCCCCGAGACAGCAAAATGAGAAGTCAAATGTTAAGCCTCCTCTTCCAAATAGTACAGCATCTCAGTTCAGAAAAGGAGCTTATCACGAGTCATTGGACTTTGTTCACTCCTTATGTGAGACATCATATGGTTTAGTGGATGTATTTCCAATTGAAGACCGGAAAAGTGCACTTCGAGag TCTCTTGcagaaataaatttaaaagtagcCGAGGCTCAAAATAATGGAG GCGTTTCATTTCCTATGGGAAGGGGGATGTATCGTGTTGTCCATATTCCTGAGGATGAAGCTGTGCTTCTCAACTCTAGGGAAAAAGCACCTTACTTAATATGTGTTGAAGTACTGAAAAGTGAAGTTCCAAA CAACGTAAAGGATGCATCCAGTGCTCAAAAACTATCTAGAGGAGGAATTCCTTTAGCAAATGGAGATGCATTATTACCGAAGCCACCTCCCTGGGCCTATCCATTGTGGACAACTCAAGAGGCATACCGGAATAGTACTGATCGAATGTCAAGTTCTACTGCTCAAGCAATTGATCAAGCAATGTCGCACAAGTCAGATGCAAAAGTGAAATTTGTAAGTTTGAAACTTTCTGTGGAGAAACAACTGAAGAATGAGTCAAAGAACACTGAAATAACTGATTCAGACCCCGCTGAAATTGTATCAAGTCAACATGGTACAGCAGATGTTGTTCATGGTTCAGGAGCAGCTTCTAGCAGCGACTTGGAGTGGGTGAGAGTTGTTCTCACAGCTGATCCTGGAACTAGAATGCAAGACATTGAAGTACAAGGAGCACCACGTCGGAGGGAACACCGCCGGGTCCCAAGTACAGTAGCTATAGAAGAAGTAAAG GCTGCAGCAGCAAAAGGCGAGGCACCTCCTGGACTCCCTCTAAAAGGGGCTGGTCAGGATTCATCAGATGCACAGCCGAGG GCAAATGGCAGCACACCCAAGGCCAGTGACGCCTTATCTGGAGAACTTTGGTCAGTTAAGAAAGAAAGGATACGCAAAGCTTCAGAATTTGGAAAGTTATCTGGTTGGGACTTGCGTTCT GTCATTGTGAAGAGTGGAGATGATTGCAGACAGGAGCATCTTGCTGTGCAACTTATTTCACACTTTTATG ATATATTTCAAGAAGCTGGCCTTCCTCTCTGGTTACGACCCTATGAAGTATTAGTTACTTCTTCTTACACGGCTCTTATTGAGACAATTCCAGATACG GCGTCACTTCATTCTATCAAAAGTAGATATCCTGGCATCACTAGTTTGCGTGAGTTCTTTGTTGCCAAATATGAAGAAAACTCCCCAAGTTTTAAACTTGCCCAG AGGAATTTCGTGGAAAGTATGGCTGGATATTCCCTCGTCTGCTACCTTCTGCAG GTGAAAGATCGGCACAATGGAAATCTGCTATTGGATGAGGAGGGTCATATAATACATATCGACTTTGGCTTCATGCTCTCTAACTCACCTGGCGGGGTAAATTTTGAGAGTGCTCCTTTCAAATTAACCCGGGAGCTCCTGGAG GTCATGGATTCTGATGCTGAAGGAGTTCCGAGCGAGttttttgattattttaaa GTTTTATGCATTCAAGGATTTCTCACATGCCGTAAGCATGCAGAACGTGTTATTCTTCTTGTTGAGATGTTGCAg GACTCTGGATTTCCATGCTTCAAAGGTGGCCCGCGAACAATTCAGAATCTCAGAAAACGATTTCATCTCAGTTTGACTGAAGAG CAATGTGTCTCTTTAGTGCTTTCACTTATCAGTAGCAGCTTAGATGCATGGCGAACCCGGCAGTATGATTATTATCAAAGAGTTTTGAATGGAATATTATGA